GCTTTCGTGAAGGACGTGTACGACGCGGTTTGCAGTTGCGTCGGCTTGGACGCGGAAACGGCGAATTACTTTTATCTCTTCGAGATCGTCGAGTACAATTTCGGTAGGTTGCACGCGGTACAAGGTCCACGTTGGTGCAACGTCGTTgagctttgtttctctgtttactCGCAGAACGGAAACTTCAACCCCACGAGCACCCACACACTTTGTACATTCAGAATTACTCGACCGCCAGCGCGACCTGTCTCGCGATAAGGAGGTGGCTCTTCAATGTAAATAGACCGCTCGGCGAGCAAGCGTTAACTTGGATCTTCTGGCAGACCGTCGACGAAGTCAACAGGGGTCACATCACCGCCGGTGAACGATTGTACCAACTGAAGGCTTTGCAGGACGCCTCGAGGAAACACGAGGTGCGAGAACCGTCACGGTTATGTAACCACAACCGCGATACCGACGGGTGGACGACCACTGATGATACTGCACGTTCTGGATCCGAACGGACTTGTCACTTTGCGCAAATGTTTTTAACAAAGATTCTATTGTTTTGTTGTACGTTTACCCGTTTCTACGGGAACTGGTACCAACGATGTAATCGAACGAAGGTCTCTCCGGGTTTGGAAAGACCCAGGTTTGGTACAGCGAGGGTTAAGAAACTCTATCTTAGATCGGTTGTTTGGTCGATCGATAGTCATCTGTGTAATCTACTTGTAGATCTGAAGATTATTTTTACTGGTATGATTGAATCGGTTTGGTCGATCGATAGTCTTCTGTGTAATCTACTTGTAGATCTGACGATTATTTTTGCTGGTATGATTGAACGAGAGTCTCTCctggtccgaaaagacccaggtTTGGTACAGCGAGGGTTAAGAAACTCCATCTAAGATCAGTTGTTTGGTCGATCGATAGTCAGCTGTCTAACCTACTTGTAGATTTGACGATTCTATTATTctatcgtacaattttttatttttacgcaaAGTGGTACGAATGGTATGATTGAACGAGAATCTctccgggtccgaaaagacccaagcTTGACACAGCGAGGGTTAAGAAACTCCAAGAACGAGATTGCTGTCTCTAAGATCGGTTGTTCTTTCCATCGATAAGCACTCAACTAATCTATACTTGTCGTATACTTTCAGTACCTAAAGCTGGCGAAGGAACTGTGCGGTTATGGCGATATCGTGTTCCCTCACTGCGCGTGCGATTCGAGGAAGGAAGGGCACGTCGTCGCCGCCGTGGGAGTGGCTGCGTTCAAGCTGTACGCGGCGAAGGAGGATGGCACCCTAGAATCTCAGGTGGTTGATTTTCAATGGAATATCATTACCCGTTGGGAGGTGGACGAGGAAGGAATGGCATTCTGTTTCCAGTACACGCGTCAGGACAATCGTCCGCCGCGTTGGCTCAAGGTCTTCACACCTTACGTAAGTGTCTATTCCCAAATCCttggtgaaaaattgtttccaaggGACGTGTCCGTACGGAGAGCGAGTCGATGTAAACAAGCGTCCCGAACGACTCTCTTGCGTTCCATCTCGAGAGGACATCAACGAGGAGAGAACACCGTCTGTGTtatctgaaaaataaaaaataaaagagtcACTCGGAACGCCAATTTACCGCTCACCTCGTACAACGTACCCGATGTTTAAGTATCGACGTTTCCCCACGATAGCGAATAATTAGTCAATTCCAAACGATGATACGTTGTTTACGTTATCCATTTCGTTTTTTGTCCATTGGAAACAATTTACACCGTACTATTTTGCGCGCTATTTACGCTCGAACGATCTACGTTCTGTTCTCAGTACACGTTCCTGTCGGACTGTTTCGATCGAATAGCCGAGGAAGCAAAGTGGGACGATCCAGGCGAATGACGTAACGTCCGGCGTTAAAAATGTGTTTGGTGCATAATACGAGGGATACCGTACCGTTTCATCGAACGTTTCACTTGTCTGTCTTTGTAGCCAGAACTGTTTCGATTAGAATTACTTTTTTAAGGCGACCGCAAAGATCACTAAGGACACTTAATCATATCAGTCTCTCGCTTGAATCAGCTTCGCAAACGTGTCTCGTGTCGATGAAAATTGATTCGCGACGGGTGCACCGTTCCGTACACTTCCACCGGAAACGTCACCGACCCTGGCCGTCACAAGGTTGGGAAAACGACGATGCCCTCTTTCCATCGGGAAGAGACGTACGACAGCAGATGAACGAAACAATCGTACACCAGTCGCGGGTTAGAAGCATCATCGCGTCTCTAGCTGATAACGTTTCTACCATAAGAAGATCCATGGTACTTTAACTTAATCCACGAGTCATTAAAAGACATAAGAGTATCACGCGTTAGACTCCAGGGTAAGATGTTGCAATATTGCGCCGAACACCGACAACCTATAGACGAATCTATCCTTTGGCCTATCGCTCGTTACGCGTAGCGtgtaatccgttctcgagaaaagagAATCGTTGAATTACGAGACGTTCCTCTCTACTAGCCTAATAGATATCGCATACATTCGTTCGTTGAATCCGTACGATTGAACGAACTTAAGCAAGAAGTATTAACGATATAGTTTAAGCCGTTGCTTTCCATTCACGCCGATTCCTCCGCGCGATTCGTCGACGACGTTTCGCGCGTTGTTCAGTTTCGTCTACGCGTTACGCGCGGAGTCTGTTCTTCTCACGCGTGACGTACGCGTGACAGAGATTCTCGAGGGATAGCAGGTATTATTACTTTATTCCGAAGCTATATTTTTACTATCGTACAGAGGCAGAGAAAATGATAGAAACGGTGAATTGTTCTCGATCCGATTTAAAACGAGACGTACGTGGAACCGTGCTCGGTCGAAACGTTAACGCGCTGCTCCGCCATCGTGCAAATTTTTCCATCGGCGAGCAATGGACGATTACGTCGTGTATTGACACGTGAAAATAAACTCGCGATGAACGGATCAGGAAGGAGGAGGAGAGCGTTAAGATCCTTCGAACGTGAGACTCGAAGACAGAACTTCGTTGATTGAAAACACCGTTGAGGAACGCCATAACGACGAGggaaaagtaataaataaaaaaatactcagTGACACTGTTGAGGGAGATGCTGATAATAAGAAATGaaatgaatatataaatatataaatatatatatatatatatatataaaaggaaTGAATAATTTTAGCGTCTTTAATATCGGTGAGAGTACCGATGAACTTTTAAAGTATCTTGGCCTGCTCATCGTGGTTTACGGGTCGAAGCAGCGAATCCTTCGGAACGATACTACTTCCGCATTTATTACAAGGtttcttctcgttttatttaagcttcttcttcttcttcttcttcttcttttttttaatttttattccctCCCCCTgtcatcaccatcaccatcaccaccatcgTTACATTTCCGATGGCTTCGCGACTTCGAGTCGCTCGTTCCAAACGATTCGCTCGTCCAGCAACGAGTGAAGCCTCGGcagataataattatagggatagaGTGTATAACTATCGTTAATGTTTTTAAACTTTATTCGGAATGAATCGCGCGCGAGAGTATCGAGACAGCGGTGGCCGAATGGCGTACGAGGATGACGACACGATAATAAACGTTAAGGGTTagattaacgctagaactaccaaatGTGTAAATTTCACTTGtttgaaacatatttttaaaatttattcgcgtCTTTGTTCACAATATCAATTTGTCTACAATTGTCGAAATGGACAAccgatggtactcgtaaattattgtaatttgttCTTCTCGTTTTAAGACACGTACGCGAACCGATAAAAATAGTAACGTTCACCGTTGTTGGTTCTAGCGTTGATAGGGAAGGCTGCTGAAAATAACGAGAATCTCGAAcacactcgaaacgaaacaacgatGCAACGCGAGTGATATACATAAGTGTCTGTACGCAGAGGTTGTTGTTATTTTCGTAGCGGATCCGACAAGCGATAACGAACGCCCGTTTCTTCTTCTGTGAATAATTCTGTCGTGGATACttgtgggaaaaaaaaaacgatccgtGAGCTATCGTCGAGATGTTCGCACACGTTGAAAATACGAACGAATTTAGAGGTAGACCTTCGGTTGCTCGaggtttggaaaataaaatcgtaTTTACGACGGTTCGAATACCGCCTAGGTTTAAGTGTTGAAGGATGGTTTGTCACTTCGCCGATACGATGTACCGAGATAACGTTCGCTTGTCCCCTTTTGTTGGCGTCTGGTGTTCACACATCGAGGATCACTTCGAGGCAATGGTGGaagattcgaaaaataaaaagaaaaaaaataaaaataaaaaaagaaagaaaagaaaagaaaaaaaaagagagaaaacaaaCCCATTTACCCATAGAAAGTGACAGTTGTATTAGTCTCTTGGTGTTCCTGAGTTTGCATCCGGGCAAAATCAATGCACGCGAAGTATCGAACAAGTATTAAAATACCACGGATATGTTCTAGCCGAAGGTCGCGTCGTTTGCAAGAAAGAAACAGCCGTAAGATTTTCATGACTTTTTGTGATGTATTATTTCATTAATCGATGAAGTAATTACATAATTAATTCGACGCCGAGTGTCTCGCGAAGTTGGTGAAGCGTTGGAGTAGATACGCGTACGCGGCAGTAATATTTTTGACGaagttatatacatatatgtatgtatgtatgtatgtatacgtatatgtatatgtataagttatatataaaaattataaatataagttatatatatatatatataaaagttaCATATGTATAAGTTATATGGGTATTACATATGTATAAGTTATATACACTGACACacatataacatatatatatatatataagtatgttatatacatgcatacatatatatatgaaagTTATATATATAAGTTATAGAAACGTTAAATATGTATTGATGGTGTgtagaatattttcgaacgGAATTAGCGCGAATCGTGGAAAAGAATTACGTCCAAGCGATGGGAAATTTTTGGTTCGATGAATTTTACAGGCGTTTGCTGTTGGCGCGTATTTATTTGCGCGGTGTGTATTTATTGAGCCCCCGTTGGAAAATCAGGCATACGATTCGATCGTTGCGCGAATCACCGATTATTTATTACCGCTCGATAGTATTTTTGTATCGAATAGTGATGTATGAGCGCCGATACCggatgaaaaatttcattctccctCACCTTTGTTAACGAATTCCGGAATCGGGTGAATAGgacgattaattattaattacttcATTAATTAACAAGGTTAAATAAGTCTGTCTAATTGGAATGACGAATTAGgtagtataatttaattattgttaTAGTAAGACCATATCATTACAGTTAACACCGTAGAGgttaattaaaactattatgTATACTCGTAGCCTGTAATAACAAATGCTCCAGTTTATCATCTCATATCAGTTCGCGACGTTTGCTGTAAAACTGGTATTTCGGATTAGCGGCGGTATTATTCGATTTGTTTTCGAATCATCTTATTCAATGtcgggggaaaaataaaaagaaatacagaGAACGTAGCCAACAGGTTGCATCTTATTTCTCTATTCCGTGTCCGTAAAAGGCGAAAGTGAgggagagaagaggagagaatTAATCTACGTTCCTCATTTTTCTTTACACCGAAACGCTGATAAGCCATCGATCGATGCTTTGTGATGGCTCGTTGCTCGAAAACGCGGAATTGCGTTCCTTCTCTGTAATTTTACTGATTTCATACCGATTTCGCGTCCGGCTTGGTACACAATGCCGTTTACGTAATAAATTGTGTCGTGTTTTTTACGCATCGTATAACAAGCCGGATAACGAACAAAGTCCGCACACGTTCGCGTCGAAAAGACACCATCCGCGATTTCTTCGCGTTCCAGAACACGAGACGCGTTTTTTATTACATTCGCGAAGTTGACACCGACCAACTCGCGCGCTTTCCTCTCGACGAGTATCGTCGAATCATCCGCTTCGGGAGCTCGCGCGGTTTTTTGGCAAAAATTGTCAATCTATTTCTcgttttggaatttttaacaCTTTTCTATCGTGAATTATCATTTAACTTTTCAATTTGAGATTTCCCGCGCTTTTCTCTCGAAGAGTATCGTCGAATCATCCGCTTTGGGAGCTCGCGCGGTTTTTTGGCAAAAATTGTCAATCTATTTCTTGCTTTGGAATTTTGTGCACTTTTTTTTATCCTGGATTATTATCCAAGTTTTCACTTCAAGATTTCCCGCGCTTTTCTCTCGAAGAGTATCGTCGGATCATCCGCTTCGGGAGCTCGCGCGGTTTTTTGGCAAAAATTGTCAATCTATCTCCCGCTTTGAAATTTTGTGCACTTTTCTATCGTGAATTATCATCCAATTTTCCACTTCGAGATTTCCCCCGTTTTTTTATCCAAAATTGTCAATCTGTCTTCCGCTTTGGGATTTTGCACGCTTTTTTATCGTGAATTATCATCCaactttccactttgagatttcCCGCGCTTTTTATCAAACATTGTCCATCTATCTCCCACTTCGGAATTTTGAGTACTGTTTTATCGAGAATTATCATGCAAGTTTCCATTTCGAGATTTCCCGCGCTTTTCTCTCGACAAATATCGCCTAATTATCCGCTTCTGGATCTCGCACGCTTTTTTAGCAAAAATTGTTAACCTATCTTCTGCTTTGGGATTTTGCGCGCGTTATTTAGCAAAAATTACCAACCCATCCCCGGTTCGGGATTTTGTACACTTTTTTACAGAAAATTATCATCCAATTTTCCACTTCGGGATCTCCCGCgtttttttatcaaaaattattGACCGATCTTTCGCTTCGTAATCTCGCGCGCTTTTCTATCATCAAAACTTATCATCCAATTTTCCGCTTTGAGATCTGACGCGCTTCTCTATCAAAAATTATTAACTCGATCTTCCGCTTCGGGATATCGCACGCTTTCCCATCGAGATTTATCATCCGAATTTGCTTTACAATTTCGCGCGcttttttatcaaaaattatCAACCTATCTTCTACTTTGGAATTTTACGCGcttttttatcaaaaattatCAATCTATCTTCCGCTTCGAGATCTCGCGCGCTTTTCTACCAAAAACAATCATCCAATTTTCCACCTCGAGACTTCACGTGCTTTTCTACCAAAAACAATCACCTAATTTTCCACCTCGAGACTTCACGCGCTTTTCTACCAAAAACAATCACCCAACATTTCACTTCGAGACCTCACGCCCTTTTCTACCAAAAAATAATCCATAATCTAACCAAATCAATCTTATCCAATCATTTCTATCCAAAAATCTATCTATCATCACCCAATTTTCCACTTCGAGACCTCACGCCCTTTTCTACCCAAAAATAATCCATCATCTAACCAAATCAAGCTTATCCAATCATTTCTATCCAAAAATCTATCCATCATCACCCAATTTTCCACCTCGAGACCTCACGCCCTTTTCTACCAAAAAATAATCCATCATCTAACCAAATCTACTTTATCCAATCATTTCTATCCAAAAATCTATCAATCATCATCCAACCCTCCGCTTCGAGATCTCTCGCGTTTCTCCCAAGTTCATCCCTTTCTAATTCTCACCGTTCCCCAAACAATCACCACCCAAAGTTCCCTTTCGAGATCTCGCACAATCCAGTTTCTCTCCCAACAATCCATCACCCGATCTTTCTCTTCACAATCTCCCTATTCTACCAAAAATTATCATTCAAATTCAAAATCACCCCTATCCTCCCTCGACATCGATTATCCCATCATCCGCGTCAAGATCCTTTAAATCAGCTCGAGATCGATCTTCCTTAAAAAGAATCGCTGGTACAGTCTCCGTTACATCCGAGAAACTCGTAACCGCGAGCACCGTCTCCTCCGAGATAATGAACCGCACTGATGTCTCGCCGGACACCGCGAACGTCGTAaacacgctcgctcgctcgctccgaTTTGGTCAGTCACGGGATTTATCGATATCGGTCGTCCGTGGGCGGAAAGAGGGACATATCTCTTGCACGTATACAAACAAACGGTGTTGGTTTCGCTGGTGCGCGATTTAAACGCGTGGAAATGATCGAGACCGCGGTGTGTACGGCAGGCGCGCTCGCGCGTACGCGTTACCGATACATTGAACGCGGTCTCGGAAGATATCGCTAAGTGGTTGCCGATATAAGGAACGGAAGATCAGTCTAAAACCACCTGTCATCGAAGGTGGAGGCTCTCTCACTCTCCTCTAATCCCATCCACGCCCGGTGGTGCCGGTTTCGAAAAATCTGGGAATCACCCGACACCGGTCTGATCGCTCCGGAGTGACTCGCGATCGTCATGGAgagattcaagaggaaacggAAGAGGAACGACGGTCAGAAGGTgggttttattatttcttttcttttcttttctttttttttcttttccatcctCGACAGTTGTCGAAGTGCAACGCGTTAGAAAATCGTTCGGAGCTTTTCGAACGTGGTTCTCGTCACGATAACGATAAGGAACGTACTCTCGTTGAAAAAGTAGCTCTCCTCGTTACTCGTGATCGTGCATCATCCGGAGGAGGACttctcggacgagtttcgcgacCAGTTAATATTTCTCCAAGTGCAGCTCGTTCGTGTAGCATTTTCGAGATGAATTCCAGCTTTCGAGTTTCGTGTTTTGTACGAGAAGGTGAATTTTCCGAAAACTCGTCCAAAGGATGTACCCAAACTGTTACGCAATACGGTACCGTTTAACAATTGACGCGTCGATTCACACCGTTTCGAAGTCGCGTTCGATTTTCACGATCCGGTTAAAAATAGTACTCGCTAATAAACGAACGGACGGTTTCGTCGCGGAGGATGGATCTCACGATAACGAATTTTTTTTGATAAAACGTTTGTAGTTTTATTGGCGATACGTAAGAAGCATCGTTCCACCTTCGTGCGCCTCGTTCATCCGTTACTCGTAAATGTTGATTACGATATCTTGCGGTTTCGAGGCGgatctgggtttggacaatgtaCAACGACGAATTTATACTAAACGAGATTTACTTATCCGTAAATCAGCTGTATCGAACTGTCTCGATGCAGTTTCTCCCATTCCTTAGACGAAGaacaataaaagaagaaaagatacTAAAATCGAGTAGTTTTATTTGTACCGAAAATACGGGCGTGAAAATTCCTCCATCGAGTTTCGTTCACTGTTCAACGATTCGTTGGTTCGATTTTCGAGAACCACCGACTGGTACGAATCAACGAGATTGTACTCTTTGAATATTGAGAGAAATTACAGGACCGATCGAACCGAAATTCGTACGACGAAGCGTCTGTTTCCTTATCGTCACTTATCGGTGACATTCGACGTTGAAAAGTACAACAAAGACTGTGTTGTCCACCGTGTTTCGGCACCGAGTACACGCTCGTAATTTCCGTCGATAGTCGGTCTCTGGAGAGCCGAAGACGattggggaaaaaaaagaacgctgCGCGCGCCAGGTACACGGAAATAAAACCAATGCTCGGGAAGATAAACATCGTGttacgtaaaattaataatcaacTTTTCCGCGAAACGAGCACAGAAACGATGGAAAGAATCTTTGGTAATTAGAACTGGAAAGAAATCAGCCGCGCGCGTGTAGAACGGAGCCACTCGCGAACGAGTTAGGTTTGCATCGAGGCGACTCGTCTTTCGTTCGAGGTCGAAAGTCATCTGACCGTTCCTGCGGCTGTTAACCTAATTTCATGGAAAAACTTGCGGTCACCAGCATGCAAACTAATCGAACGTTCGAGTGAAATCATCGACGATAATTTTCCTCCTAGTCGTATCGCGAGTGCAAAAATTCCCTGCGATTCGAATGCTCCTCGGGCGGGAAACAATGGCGTCGCCACGTGAGTATACGGAGTTGTCGCGGCGTCTCGTTCGAGTGAACAAAAGTCGGGTACGTTATATGCTTTTGTCACGGAGATGATTCTCGTTCGAATGTAAAATCGTGGACGATTCGTAGGTGGAAACCTCGACCGGAAGAACAAAGGATCTGTCGTTGTGGAGGAtatctggaaaaaaaaaagaataatggtCCACGGTGCGTTTGTAACTCGAACGCATAAATTTTCGTGTCTTTTTTTCGCGGAGATAATCGTCGTGTTATCGAACGCCGACAAAACACCGCCTAGGAAATCGTTTGCGTTTGTTAATCGCGAGATTTAAAGCCGCTGCTCTCTAATCGCTTTATTGTCCCGCTTGTTTGaaactttgttcgttgctccgacaAGTGTAAACAAGATATCGGGCCCCTCGGTAATGCACGCTTCGACCGAATGTATGTACGCGCGCTCTGTAAATACTCGTCGTAGGTGTCGCGAATCGCGTGCTGGTTCCACCGAGCATTTTATCGGATCGTTTAGCGTGTGATTGTTTGCTCCAATCGAACGAAACCGCACGTTCAAATGTATTGTAACTAGGGGTGGGCACGCGTGAGGTCAATGACACCCGCATTCCGATTTTTCGTATATTGTGTAGAGTCATACCATAGTTAGAGAGTATTCAATATACGAAttggaatttaattaattaatatggtTGTGTATTTTACACGAGTCTTAAGTGCTATGTAAAGTATACATACTGGGTGGAAAAGGTTATacagtattaaatatataaagtagaaatttattttaattaatatggtTGCATATTTTATGTGAGACTTATGTGCAATGTAAAGTATACCTATTGGGTGGGAAAGGTTGcataatattacatatataaagCAGAAATTTATTGTAATTAATATGGTTGTATATTCTACTTGAGACTTAAGTGCTatgtaaaatatacatattggATGGAAAAGATTAAATAGTATTAAATTCACaaagtagaaatttattttaattaatatggtTGCATATTCTATGTAAGACTTAAGTATTATGTAAAGTATACTTATTGGGTGGAAAAGGTTATacagtattaaatatataaagtagaaatttattttaattgatatgttTGCATATTCTATGTAAAACTTAAGTGTTATGTAAAGTATACTTATTGGGTGGGAAAGGTTATATAGTATTACATATATAAagcagaaatttattttaattaatatggtTGCATATTCTACTTGAAACTTAAGTGCTATGTAaagtatacatatacgtatatattggGTGAAAAAGATTACATAGTATTAAATACACAAATTAG
The sequence above is drawn from the Ptiloglossa arizonensis isolate GNS036 chromosome 1, iyPtiAriz1_principal, whole genome shotgun sequence genome and encodes:
- the Snx27 gene encoding sorting nexin 27 isoform X2, which gives rise to MLSCYVTAVQCEWLENRGRRDASLDSPLKAITVGNNVNVEGATHKQVVDLIKSGGDVLTLTVISVTPQEAERLEPFEDLSYASVDYSEKRSLPISVPDYHVRERKHEHYIVFNVHMAGRHLCSRRYREFAALHVALKKEFIGFNFPKLPGKWPFQLSEQQLDARRRGLEQYLEKVCAVRVIAESDAMQDFLTDRLEEDGDQGPAVDLKVLLPDREVVTVTVAKAAFVKDVYDAVCSCVGLDAETANYFYLFEIVEYNFERKLQPHEHPHTLYIQNYSTASATCLAIRRWLFNVNRPLGEQALTWIFWQTVDEVNRGHITAGERLYQLKALQDASRKHEYLKLAKELCGYGDIVFPHCACDSRKEGHVVAAVGVAAFKLYAAKEDGTLESQVVDFQWNIITRWEVDEEGMAFCFQYTRQDNRPPRWLKVFTPYYTFLSDCFDRIAEEAKWDDPGE